ATCGTTGACAGTTGAGGGTGCGTTGGGTGAGTATCGGGACACGGAGAGCAAGATCGACCCGCTCCGGGTGCTGCATATCGGGGGAGCAGCACCCGGGGCGTTCCTCTGTCCGCCTTCTCCCCACGAAGGTGAGGCTCCGATGCCGCAGTCCGTCCTCCTGCTCGGGACCGGCCGCCGGGCCGCGTACGACGCGTACCCGCTGGCCCGGATCGCGGCCTCCCACCCGGTGGTGCTGGTGGGCCTCGACCCGCCCGGCTGGACCCGCCCCTACCTGGCGGGCCATCTGGCGGCGGACCCGCGCGAGGAGGCCGCGGCGGCGGCGGTCGCGCGGTACGCGGCCCGGCACCGCTTCCGCGGGGTGCTGACCTGGTCGGCGGAGCATCTGGTGGGCGCCGCGCGCATCGCCGCGCGGCTGGCGCTGCCCGGCGTCCCGTACGAGACGGCCGCGGCCTGCGCCGATCCCGTCGCCCTGGCGGCGCTGCTGGCCCGTCACCGGGTGGCGCCGGCCGGTCCCGAGGACACGGAGGGGCTGCTGGTCTCGGCGGAGGCCGTGGTCCTGGACGACGAGGTGCGCATCGCCGCGCTCACCCGGACGACCCCGGGTCCGGCGCCCGCCCGGCAGCCGCTGCGGCACTCCGTGCACGCGCACGACGCCCTGCTGCACAACCCGTTCCTGCGGCAGACGGTGGAGCGGACCGTGCGCGCGCTCGGTCTCGCCCACACGGTGGCCCACGTCGGCCTGCGGCTGACCGAACGGGGTCCCC
Above is a genomic segment from Streptomyces collinus Tu 365 containing:
- a CDS encoding carboxylase, giving the protein MPQSVLLLGTGRRAAYDAYPLARIAASHPVVLVGLDPPGWTRPYLAGHLAADPREEAAAAAVARYAARHRFRGVLTWSAEHLVGAARIAARLALPGVPYETAAACADPVALAALLARHRVAPAGPEDTEGLLVSAEAVVLDDEVRIAALTRTTPGPAPARQPLRHSVHAHDALLHNPFLRQTVERTVRALGLAHTVAHVGLRLTERGPRVTDVVPHLPGDLIPLLVERATGVDLVRAAAALATGRLPDVTPTRQRAAAIQFAYPATTGLLTHLHLDPAARYEPCAERMVLTRRPGDAVTAAAHAGPADRLAHWVAEGDDPARCEHALREMAHYLSATVTPTTQPHAA